The following proteins are co-located in the Polystyrenella longa genome:
- a CDS encoding DUF1501 domain-containing protein, translated as MTAPLQNETPSISGSSLFQSRRQFLARNAMGIGGVALATMLQQENLLANEEIAPFVQQDKFDLTPKQPNLEPRAQSMISLFMHGGPSHMDLTDPKPMLTKFHDTEYKGDVSYSFINRASKKLKGSSFKFAPRGECGTELSELLPNLAEVIDDVCLIRSMHTDINGHEPSIWSMNTGKSQPGRPALGSWLTYGLGSESKNLPAYVVMTDPGGHPVDGVRNWSNGWMPPLFQGTVIRPKEPRIFNLNPPVHLQGEVQRQNMELLQKLNAKHLETHPGESDLEARIASYELAARMQDAASEALDLSQETKTTLEMYGIGEDATDEYGKRCLIARRLVERGVRFVQLFIAGQIWDNHSSIDSSLRSCCGKTDKPAAALIKDLKQRGLLDTTLVHWGGEIGRLPVTENHGDPSKAGRDHNGQGFSTWLAGGGIKGGMTFGETDEFGHKAVTDKVSPNDYHATLLKLFGLNHEKLSFRYNGLQQTLTDKRPCRVVEEIIA; from the coding sequence ATGACTGCACCTTTGCAGAATGAAACTCCATCAATTTCCGGCTCTTCTCTGTTTCAAAGCCGTCGCCAGTTTCTGGCACGCAATGCCATGGGTATCGGTGGCGTGGCTCTGGCTACCATGCTGCAGCAGGAGAATCTGCTCGCGAATGAGGAAATCGCACCGTTCGTCCAACAGGACAAATTCGACCTGACTCCAAAGCAGCCCAATCTGGAACCCCGGGCACAGTCGATGATTTCGCTATTCATGCACGGCGGTCCGAGCCATATGGATTTGACCGATCCTAAACCGATGCTGACGAAATTTCATGACACAGAGTACAAGGGAGACGTATCTTACAGCTTTATCAACCGGGCATCGAAAAAGCTGAAAGGAAGTTCGTTCAAATTCGCTCCGCGGGGAGAATGTGGTACCGAACTTTCGGAACTTCTTCCCAACCTGGCGGAAGTCATCGACGATGTCTGCCTGATCCGATCGATGCACACCGACATTAATGGACACGAACCTTCCATCTGGTCAATGAACACGGGTAAGTCCCAGCCGGGACGTCCCGCCCTGGGTTCCTGGCTCACCTATGGACTGGGGAGCGAATCTAAAAACCTGCCTGCTTATGTCGTCATGACCGATCCTGGTGGACATCCTGTGGATGGTGTGCGGAACTGGTCTAACGGTTGGATGCCACCCCTGTTTCAAGGAACCGTCATTCGTCCCAAAGAACCGCGAATTTTCAATCTGAACCCGCCTGTCCATTTGCAGGGCGAAGTTCAACGACAGAATATGGAATTACTCCAGAAGCTGAATGCCAAACACCTGGAAACACATCCCGGCGAATCCGATTTGGAAGCCCGCATCGCCAGTTACGAACTTGCCGCTCGCATGCAGGATGCCGCTTCGGAAGCGCTCGACCTATCACAAGAGACGAAAACGACATTGGAAATGTATGGCATCGGAGAAGATGCGACTGATGAATACGGTAAACGGTGCCTGATTGCCCGCCGTCTGGTTGAACGAGGAGTTCGGTTTGTGCAACTCTTTATTGCCGGACAAATCTGGGACAATCACTCCAGCATCGACTCCAGCCTTCGCTCCTGCTGTGGCAAGACGGACAAACCCGCTGCGGCACTCATCAAAGACTTGAAGCAGCGCGGATTGCTGGATACGACTCTCGTTCATTGGGGTGGCGAAATCGGCCGGCTTCCCGTTACCGAAAATCATGGCGACCCCTCCAAAGCGGGCCGCGATCATAACGGGCAGGGTTTCAGTACCTGGCTGGCCGGTGGCGGAATTAAGGGAGGAATGACTTTCGGTGAAACCGACGAGTTCGGCCATAAAGCAGTCACTGATAAAGTCAGCCCGAACGATTATCACGCGACTTTGCTGAAACTGTTCGGTCTCAATCACGAAAAACTGAGTTTCCGCTACAACGGTTTACAACAAACTTTGACCGACAAACGCCCCTGCCGGGTTGTCGAAG
- a CDS encoding PSD1 and planctomycete cytochrome C domain-containing protein: MLSCFDSASPCRSSFSSSMFSRLLFASLLLLTGPLSQMNVAVAEEEPPTFERDIRPIFRAHCFDCHGASEESTKGGLDLRLKRFALEGGESGAALEPGDPDSSYLLMRIESGEMPPGDAHVSQDEIDTLRKWIAAGALTARPEPEEIPEGIGIAPEDREHWSFQPIERPATPALDQLSAPEQVQTDIDALLMASMTPKGLTFSDIARKETLIRRVALDLTGLQPTEAELNQFLNDESPEAYEQMVERYLATPHYGERWGRHWLDVAGYADSDGMTEQDRVRPFAYKYRDYIIKSFNENKPFDELVVEQLAGDEFVPSPYQNLTGEQQDLLAATGFLRMAADGTNIGGFNTEEHRNIVMADTIKIMSTSLIGLSVGCAQCHDHRYDPISQKDYYRFRAILEPALNRENWRTPDQRLVSLYTDEQIQAAADIEKQAQELTVQRNAKQKEYMDAALEKELLNHPEELREKLKTIYYKPAGERTEEEVAFYKKYPSVNISPGNLYQYNTEAAEDLKKQAAEIETVRAKKPFQDFVPVLNEIAGQIPKTHVFHRGEPTQPTDEVQPAALAISVTDGGAVNISPNEESRPMTGRRLAYAKWLTSGKHPLVARVMVNRIWMHHFGRPIVATPGDFGRLGVAPDHPELLDWLADEFMQTGWDIKQMHRLIMTSTVYKQSSQSHNKGIEKDPENFHYWKKPLYRLDAEAIRDSMLASAGSFNRRMYGEPIPVKENDVGQIVLGVDKKAPSNRPGEDVPLYGEEFRRSVYVQAIRSKPHTMLRTFDAPQIVVNCEKRTVSTVAPQALLMMNSDFSLETSTIMAEQLLAEFPQNSKMQIQEAWKRSMSETMDAETEATALAFLEQQQAWLTEHPPENQDPNHPYETPEKQALIDFCQAIFSSNGFMYVD; the protein is encoded by the coding sequence ATGCTTTCCTGTTTCGATTCTGCATCTCCATGCCGTTCGTCGTTCAGCTCTTCGATGTTCAGCCGATTGCTGTTCGCGAGTCTGCTTTTGCTAACCGGCCCACTTTCCCAAATGAACGTGGCCGTCGCTGAAGAAGAACCGCCCACTTTTGAACGAGACATTCGGCCCATCTTTCGCGCGCATTGTTTCGATTGCCATGGTGCCTCGGAAGAAAGTACCAAAGGGGGCCTCGATCTTCGACTGAAACGGTTCGCTTTAGAAGGTGGAGAATCCGGAGCGGCATTGGAACCAGGCGATCCCGATTCAAGTTATCTGCTCATGCGAATTGAGTCTGGTGAAATGCCACCCGGCGATGCCCATGTCAGCCAGGACGAAATAGATACATTGCGAAAATGGATTGCCGCGGGGGCACTGACTGCACGTCCTGAACCTGAAGAGATTCCCGAGGGAATTGGCATCGCTCCTGAAGACCGCGAGCATTGGTCCTTTCAACCAATTGAACGACCGGCCACTCCTGCGCTAGATCAACTCTCTGCTCCCGAACAGGTACAGACCGACATCGATGCGTTACTGATGGCCAGCATGACGCCCAAAGGCCTGACATTCTCCGACATCGCTCGTAAAGAAACTTTAATTCGCCGTGTTGCTCTCGATCTGACCGGTCTGCAACCGACCGAAGCTGAGTTGAATCAGTTCCTTAACGACGAGTCCCCTGAGGCCTATGAGCAAATGGTCGAACGTTATCTTGCGACGCCCCACTATGGGGAACGATGGGGACGACACTGGCTGGATGTCGCGGGCTACGCTGATTCAGATGGCATGACCGAGCAGGACCGTGTCCGCCCCTTTGCGTACAAGTACCGCGATTACATCATTAAATCATTCAATGAAAACAAACCGTTCGACGAGTTGGTCGTAGAACAATTGGCGGGTGATGAGTTCGTCCCGTCTCCCTACCAGAACCTGACGGGTGAACAACAGGATTTACTGGCGGCAACTGGTTTCCTGCGCATGGCGGCTGATGGTACGAACATTGGCGGATTCAACACCGAAGAACATCGTAACATCGTGATGGCCGATACGATCAAGATCATGTCGACCTCTCTGATTGGTCTCTCTGTTGGTTGTGCTCAGTGCCATGACCATCGTTACGACCCCATCTCGCAGAAAGACTACTACCGCTTCCGAGCGATTCTGGAACCTGCCCTCAACCGGGAAAACTGGCGAACTCCGGATCAACGACTCGTTTCGTTGTATACCGACGAACAAATCCAGGCAGCTGCCGACATTGAAAAACAGGCACAGGAACTCACTGTCCAGCGAAATGCCAAACAGAAAGAATACATGGATGCGGCTCTCGAAAAAGAGCTATTAAACCATCCGGAGGAACTCCGGGAAAAGCTGAAAACGATCTACTACAAACCAGCTGGTGAACGGACCGAAGAAGAGGTCGCGTTCTACAAGAAATATCCTTCCGTCAATATCTCGCCCGGTAATCTGTATCAGTACAACACGGAAGCGGCGGAAGACTTGAAAAAGCAGGCGGCTGAAATTGAAACGGTTCGAGCTAAGAAACCGTTTCAGGATTTTGTCCCTGTTTTAAATGAAATTGCAGGACAGATTCCCAAGACTCACGTCTTTCATCGAGGCGAACCGACGCAACCGACGGATGAAGTTCAACCGGCCGCACTGGCCATCTCTGTAACCGATGGTGGTGCTGTCAATATCTCCCCCAACGAGGAATCGCGACCGATGACCGGGCGCCGTCTGGCCTACGCCAAATGGCTTACCAGCGGCAAACACCCATTAGTCGCCCGCGTGATGGTCAACCGCATCTGGATGCACCACTTCGGTCGTCCCATTGTTGCGACTCCTGGTGATTTCGGTCGCCTCGGTGTCGCTCCGGATCACCCAGAATTGCTGGACTGGCTGGCTGACGAATTCATGCAAACAGGTTGGGACATCAAACAGATGCACCGACTGATCATGACTTCAACTGTCTACAAACAAAGTTCACAGAGCCACAACAAAGGCATTGAAAAAGATCCAGAAAACTTCCATTACTGGAAAAAGCCACTGTATCGCCTCGATGCGGAAGCGATTCGCGATTCCATGTTGGCGTCAGCGGGTTCGTTTAACCGTCGTATGTATGGTGAACCAATCCCTGTGAAAGAAAACGATGTCGGCCAGATTGTCCTGGGCGTCGACAAGAAAGCTCCTTCCAATCGGCCGGGCGAAGATGTTCCTCTCTATGGCGAAGAATTCCGACGGAGTGTCTACGTACAAGCGATTCGCAGTAAACCTCACACAATGTTACGCACCTTCGATGCGCCCCAAATTGTGGTCAACTGTGAGAAACGGACTGTCTCAACAGTCGCTCCTCAGGCTCTCTTAATGATGAACAGCGACTTCTCCCTGGAAACCTCGACCATCATGGCCGAACAGCTGTTGGCAGAGTTTCCACAAAATTCCAAAATGCAAATTCAAGAAGCCTGGAAACGATCTATGTCGGAAACGATGGATGCGGAAACTGAAGCGACCGCACTCGCATTCCTGGAACAACAACAGGCTTGGTTGACCGAACACCCTCCGGAAAATCAGGATCCGAACCATCCTTACGAAACTCCAGAGAAGCAGGCACTGATCGATTTCTGCCAGGCTATCTTCAGTTCCAATGGTTTCATGTACGTCGACTAA